The Pyxidicoccus xibeiensis genome includes the window AGAAGATGAAGGTGGTGCCCTCCTTCTGGTTGAGCTCCTTCATCAGGTCGATGATGTGCTGGCCCGTCACCGAGTCCAGGTTGGCGGTGGGCTCGTCCGCGAGGATGAGCTGGGGCCGGGTGACCAGGGCGCGCGCCACGGCGACGCGCTGGCGCTGGCCGCCGGACAGCTCGTTGGGGCGGTGCTTCGCGTGGCTGGCCAGGCCCACCTGCTCCAGCAGCTGCATCACCCGCTCGCGCCGCTGTGCCTTGTCCAGCTTGCGCTGGAGCAGCAGGGGAAACTCCACGTTCTGGAAGACGCTGAGCACGGAGACGAGGTTGAAGCTCTGGAAGATGAAGCCAATGGTGTTCAGGCGCAGGTTGGTGAGCTGCCGCTCGCTGAGCAGCTTGGTGTCCTGGCCGGCCACGCTCACCACGCCGCTGGTGGCGGTGTCCACGCAGCCGATGAGGTTGAGCAGCGTCGTCTTGCCGCTGCCGGACGGGCCGGCGATGGAGATGAACTCTCCCTTGTGCACCTGGAGCGAGACGCCGCGCAGCGCGGGCACCACCACCTTGCCCAGGTGGTAGTTCTTGGTGACTTCATTGATGGAGACGATGGGCTCTGAAGAGGGTGACATGGGGAGAAGGGCCTGAGCGTCGCGAGCGTGTCGCGGGGTTAAGGGATGGAAGGGTGGGGGAGGCTCAGCGCGTGTCGACGGTGAGGTGGCCGGCCCCGCCGCGTCGTCCCCAGCGGCGCGGACATGTGCTGAACCTGCGTACCCGGCCCGGGAGGCACTCCCTCATGGGGGATGTGGGCCTCACCTGACACCGGCTCTTCGTAACTAGACGGATTCATTGGGTTATATATCGATTCTCTTGGAGAGTGGTTCTGTGTAATCTCTTGGAGGCTTTCGGTCCGGAATGTTTACCGGGGAGATGTCTTAGTGACTAAGATGTCTAGAAGCTAAGAGGACGGGCGTGTCATGTCAAGCGGGCAAGCGAAGGAAGAGGAGCGGCTGGAGGCGCTGGTGCGTGAGCTGAGGGACTTCAGCGACCAGGACTTCCTCTTCAGCCAGGCGATGGCGGACGCGTTGGGCATCACGCAGACCGACCTGAAGTGCCTGAGCATCCTGGAGCGCACCGGCGCCACGACGGCGGGGAAGCTGGCCGAGCTGACAGGGCTGACGTCCGGGGCCATCACCGGGCTCATCGACCGGTTGGAGAAGGGCGGATGGGTCCGGCGCGTGCGCGATCCCAAGGATCGGCGGCACGTCATCATCGAGTCGGCGCGCGAGAAGGAGGACGCCTTCGATGCGGTGTTCCAGAGCTCGCGAGACGCCCTGAAGCAGCTGATCTCGAGCTACTCGGACGAGCAGCTCGGCGTCATCCGGGACTTCCTCCACCGGAGCGCGGCGATGATGCGGGAGGACATGGCGAGCATGCGCTCCGCCTCTGGCACTCGAGGGCCTGGCGCGACCGGGGTGTTCTCCAGCCCACTGGGAGCGCTGACGAGCGCGCGTCTGAAGTTCGCCTCGGGCGCCTCGGCCGTCACGCTCCGGGCGAACCCGGGTATGTCGGAGCTCTACACTGCGCGCTTCGAGGGACGGGCGCCGAGCGTGCGCGAGGAGGCGGGCACCGTCTCCATCCAGTACCCGCGCTTTTCGCTGCTCGACTGGCGCAAGGTGGCCGCGGACATCCAGCTCAATGGCTCCATCTCCTGGAAGATCGAGCTGAAGGGCGGAGCGTCCAAGCTGGATGCGGACCTGCGAGAGCTGCGGCTCGAGTCGCTCGAGCTGTTGTCAGGCGCCAGCCAGGTGACCATGGCGCTGCCGCCGCCGTCGGGCATCGTCCCCGTCCGCGTCGTGGGTGGCGCCAGCGACGTCACCTTCACCATCCCCGCGAAGGCGGCTGCCCGGCTGCAGGCGAAGGGCGGCGTGAGCGCGCTGGCCTTCAACGAGCAGTACCTGGGCGCCGTCGGTGGGCAGACGAGCCTGGAGACCCCGGGCTACAAGCTCGCGGCGGACCGGTACGACTTCGAGGTGATGGGCGGCGCCAGCAACCTGTCCGTCAAGAGCCGCTGAGCGAGCCAGGGGCCCCGGACCCTAACTCCGGGCATCTGCGAACCCCTCGCGTCCCAGCAGCGGTACGACGGGGCTCGCATCGAGCTGGGCGGCGACCTCCACGTCCTCGCCGAAGCCCGCAGCCGCGAGCTCGCGCCCGCTCGCACACGACTCCATCGCCGCGGGCAGCCGGTCCGCCACGGCGCGGAACGCCTGCTCGGCGACGGTTGCCTCGGGGCTCAGCCGGCTGTGGCCGAGGTCCACGAGGGCGGCCAGCACCGCGCCGGCGCCCCACAGGTCCTCGATCGCCGGGCGGAGTGAGCCGTCGGGCCACCGCTCGCCCGCCGCCACGACCGCGAGTCGCCGGCCGGCCGTCACCTGCGGGGCGAGCCAGGCGGCCACCGCGGACCGGTTGCGCAGGCAGGCGGCCACGACGGCGACACCGGAGTCGGCAAGCGCGAAGCAGAGCGAGGAACCATTGGGCGAGGGAAGCACGAGCCGGGCGATGCCCTGGCTCTCGGCGATCGCCACCGGCGACAGGCTGACGGCGTTGGCTCGGCCGGCCTGCTGCGCGGCTCGGGCCTCGTGCCGCCCGAGGGCGAGTGTCGCCTCCCGCTCGGCGGCGTACTCCGCCGCGCGCTCGTCCCGCCAGCGGAACGGCAGCACCGTCATCCCGCGCTCGACGGCAACGCACACAGTGGTGGTGAAGGAGAGCACGTCCACCACGACCGTGACGTCCGCCCCGTCGG containing:
- a CDS encoding MarR family winged helix-turn-helix transcriptional regulator encodes the protein MSSGQAKEEERLEALVRELRDFSDQDFLFSQAMADALGITQTDLKCLSILERTGATTAGKLAELTGLTSGAITGLIDRLEKGGWVRRVRDPKDRRHVIIESAREKEDAFDAVFQSSRDALKQLISSYSDEQLGVIRDFLHRSAAMMREDMASMRSASGTRGPGATGVFSSPLGALTSARLKFASGASAVTLRANPGMSELYTARFEGRAPSVREEAGTVSIQYPRFSLLDWRKVAADIQLNGSISWKIELKGGASKLDADLRELRLESLELLSGASQVTMALPPPSGIVPVRVVGGASDVTFTIPAKAAARLQAKGGVSALAFNEQYLGAVGGQTSLETPGYKLAADRYDFEVMGGASNLSVKSR
- a CDS encoding 2-phosphosulfolactate phosphatase, translating into MTEALPSSARAHAQAAYAVRFEWGPTGAAAVADGADVTVVVDVLSFTTTVCVAVERGMTVLPFRWRDERAAEYAAEREATLALGRHEARAAQQAGRANAVSLSPVAIAESQGIARLVLPSPNGSSLCFALADSGVAVVAACLRNRSAVAAWLAPQVTAGRRLAVVAAGERWPDGSLRPAIEDLWGAGAVLAALVDLGHSRLSPEATVAEQAFRAVADRLPAAMESCASGRELAAAGFGEDVEVAAQLDASPVVPLLGREGFADARS
- a CDS encoding ABC transporter ATP-binding protein — translated: MSPSSEPIVSINEVTKNYHLGKVVVPALRGVSLQVHKGEFISIAGPSGSGKTTLLNLIGCVDTATSGVVSVAGQDTKLLSERQLTNLRLNTIGFIFQSFNLVSVLSVFQNVEFPLLLQRKLDKAQRRERVMQLLEQVGLASHAKHRPNELSGGQRQRVAVARALVTRPQLILADEPTANLDSVTGQHIIDLMKELNQKEGTTFIF